In one Corallococcus sp. EGB genomic region, the following are encoded:
- the ftsH gene encoding ATP-dependent zinc metalloprotease FtsH produces the protein MKPQDLPPGMGPRGKKSDKPTPTKGGFKFGSPLGYILLLVLGFLLFRNVFQDAGVRRVSYSQLRDAVENNQFSRVQISNEWVKGFLKDNAQPPPGERGTLRSEPSALPWMAYRVPGDESLVPLLEQKGVQFEAVPQSSFSEVLWIWLIPMGLLILFWSFMMRRMSGGMGQGPQSVMSFGKTRAKVQAESDTGVGFKDVAGVDEAVEELREIVEFLKTPEKFRRLGGRIPKGVLLVGPPGTGKTLLARAVAGEAGVPFFNLSGSEFVEMFVGVGAARVRDLFAQATAKAPCIIFIDELDAIGKSRNSGVAGGHDEREQTLNQLLAEMDGFDSRAGLIILAATNRPEILDSALMRPGRFDRQVLVDRPDKRGRERVLEIHAKGVKLAADVDLKQLASRTPGFAGADLANVVNEAALLAARKNRDAVMKADFDEAIERVVAGLEKKNRRMNEREKEIVAHHEAGHAVVGWMLPYAERVTKVSIIPRGLAALGYTMSLPLEDRYLMSFDELRDKMAGMMGGRAAEEIFIGEVSTGASNDIKQATEIAKLMVRDYGMSTLGPVALSGEQGPGFLRSAGLPESRSYSEQTARMIDEEVRKMVSEALDRARELLHTHREKVEALAARLLATEVIEEEAMITILGPKVQAQRGLLHPEARTVISAHPVGSTETEPPVPPTQHAEGKLDS, from the coding sequence ATGAAGCCACAGGACCTGCCGCCGGGGATGGGCCCGCGCGGAAAGAAGAGCGACAAGCCAACACCCACGAAAGGTGGGTTCAAGTTCGGCTCACCACTGGGCTACATCCTCCTGCTCGTCCTGGGGTTCCTGCTGTTCCGGAACGTGTTTCAGGACGCGGGCGTGCGCCGCGTGTCGTACAGCCAGCTGCGCGACGCGGTGGAGAACAACCAGTTCAGCCGCGTGCAGATCTCCAACGAGTGGGTGAAGGGCTTCCTCAAGGACAACGCCCAGCCTCCTCCCGGGGAGCGCGGCACGCTGCGCAGCGAGCCCAGCGCCCTGCCGTGGATGGCCTACCGCGTCCCGGGTGACGAGAGCCTGGTGCCGCTGCTGGAGCAGAAGGGCGTCCAGTTCGAGGCCGTCCCGCAGTCCAGCTTCAGCGAGGTCTTGTGGATCTGGCTCATTCCCATGGGCCTGCTCATCCTCTTCTGGAGCTTCATGATGCGCCGGATGTCTGGCGGCATGGGCCAGGGCCCGCAGAGCGTCATGTCCTTTGGCAAGACGCGCGCGAAGGTGCAGGCGGAGTCCGACACCGGCGTGGGCTTCAAGGACGTGGCCGGCGTGGATGAGGCCGTGGAAGAGCTCCGTGAGATCGTGGAGTTCCTCAAGACGCCGGAGAAGTTCCGCCGCCTGGGCGGCCGCATCCCCAAGGGCGTGCTGCTCGTGGGACCTCCGGGCACGGGCAAGACGCTCCTGGCGCGGGCCGTGGCCGGCGAGGCGGGCGTGCCCTTCTTCAACCTCTCCGGTTCGGAGTTCGTGGAGATGTTCGTGGGCGTCGGCGCGGCCCGCGTCCGCGACCTCTTCGCCCAGGCCACGGCCAAGGCGCCGTGCATCATCTTCATCGACGAGCTGGACGCCATCGGCAAGAGCCGCAACTCGGGCGTGGCCGGCGGCCATGACGAGCGCGAGCAGACGCTCAACCAGCTGCTCGCGGAGATGGACGGCTTCGACAGCCGCGCGGGCCTCATCATCCTGGCGGCGACGAACCGCCCGGAGATCCTCGACAGCGCGCTGATGCGCCCGGGCCGCTTCGACCGGCAGGTGCTGGTGGACCGCCCGGACAAGCGCGGCCGCGAGCGGGTGCTGGAGATCCACGCGAAGGGCGTGAAGCTGGCCGCGGACGTGGACCTCAAGCAGCTGGCCTCCCGCACCCCGGGCTTCGCCGGCGCGGACCTGGCCAACGTCGTGAACGAGGCGGCGCTGCTCGCCGCGCGCAAGAACCGCGACGCGGTGATGAAGGCGGACTTCGACGAGGCCATCGAGCGCGTGGTGGCGGGCCTGGAGAAGAAGAACCGCCGCATGAACGAGCGCGAGAAGGAGATCGTCGCGCACCACGAGGCGGGCCACGCGGTGGTGGGCTGGATGCTGCCCTACGCCGAGCGGGTGACGAAGGTGTCCATCATCCCGCGCGGCCTGGCGGCCCTGGGCTACACCATGTCGCTGCCGCTCGAGGACCGCTACCTCATGTCCTTCGACGAGCTGCGCGACAAGATGGCGGGCATGATGGGCGGCCGCGCGGCGGAGGAGATCTTCATCGGCGAGGTGTCCACCGGCGCGTCCAACGACATCAAGCAGGCGACGGAGATCGCCAAGCTGATGGTCCGCGACTACGGCATGAGCACGCTGGGGCCGGTGGCGCTGAGCGGTGAGCAGGGGCCGGGCTTCCTGAGGTCCGCGGGCCTGCCGGAGTCGCGCAGCTACTCCGAGCAGACGGCGCGGATGATTGACGAAGAGGTCCGCAAGATGGTCTCCGAGGCGCTGGACCGCGCGCGGGAGCTGCTCCACACCCACCGCGAGAAGGTGGAGGCCCTGGCGGCGCGGCTGTTGGCCACGGAGGTCATCGAGGAGGAGGCGATGATCACCATCCTGGGGCCCAAGGTGCAGGCGCAGCGCGGCCTGCTCCACCCGGAGGCGCGCACGGTCATCTCCGCCCACCCGGTGGGGAGCACGGAGACCGAACCGCCCGTGCCGCCCACGCAGCACGCGGAAGGCAAGCTCGACTCATAG
- a CDS encoding DUF6066 family protein, producing the protein MNRFLAAAFALLVPTLALADVDSRFAKLRDESEPLGGLGAFLEKYVGECEGALVDPQCKQQAEAFRKKYTGKRLYMIVTEDDAGMLSPGDFNPGTNEYTINITPFFAGGKYGLCHGAPKKTDAQGNPVMNYLTVSGTAPDMWNGGTFDRMFRARGVRAQVVFTPQSVWTLPKKGGGKNYGVNARIEAILVTEGRTGNQLGLWLNGKDAGAK; encoded by the coding sequence GTGAATCGCTTCCTGGCCGCCGCCTTTGCCCTCCTTGTGCCCACGCTCGCCCTGGCCGACGTGGACTCGCGCTTCGCGAAGCTGCGCGACGAGTCCGAGCCCCTGGGCGGGCTGGGGGCCTTCCTGGAGAAGTACGTGGGCGAGTGCGAGGGCGCGCTGGTGGATCCGCAGTGCAAGCAGCAGGCGGAGGCCTTCCGCAAGAAGTACACGGGCAAGCGCCTGTACATGATCGTCACCGAGGACGACGCGGGCATGCTGTCCCCCGGCGACTTCAACCCCGGCACGAACGAGTACACCATCAACATCACGCCCTTCTTCGCGGGCGGGAAGTACGGACTGTGCCACGGCGCTCCGAAGAAGACGGACGCGCAGGGCAACCCGGTGATGAACTACCTCACGGTGAGCGGCACGGCGCCGGACATGTGGAACGGCGGCACCTTCGACCGCATGTTCCGCGCGCGGGGCGTGCGCGCGCAGGTCGTGTTCACGCCGCAGTCGGTGTGGACGCTGCCCAAGAAGGGCGGTGGGAAGAACTACGGCGTCAACGCCCGCATCGAGGCCATCCTCGTCACCGAGGGACGCACCGGCAACCAGCTGGGCCTGTGGCTCAACGGCAAGGACGCGGGCGCGAAGTAG
- a CDS encoding MaoC family dehydratase — MSAPILDLHTLPSMPATLLRAANPFGKSRGATSLPALTLRAHGCRASPALLERYRTACGFDTDGFLPLTYPQVLATPLHMQLLGLPGFPYSAMGMVHVRNCIQQHRRIPDTAALTVACRFEARREVLAGHEFDIETRIESQETGELLWQAVSTMLRRHAARKEKDGARKAPPPEDMRFASSRPAPWSIPADTGRRYARASGDFNPIHLTAVTAKPFGFPRAIAHGMWTLARCVAELGEAAHVDPLRLDCDFKKPLLLPSRVTFQTARESGGVAFRVLSEEGKPHLVGRLG, encoded by the coding sequence ATGTCCGCTCCCATCCTCGACCTGCACACGCTCCCGTCGATGCCAGCCACGCTGCTGCGCGCGGCCAATCCCTTCGGGAAGTCCCGGGGCGCCACCTCGCTGCCCGCCCTGACGCTGCGGGCCCATGGCTGCCGCGCGTCGCCCGCGCTGTTGGAGCGCTACCGGACCGCGTGTGGCTTCGACACCGATGGCTTCCTGCCGCTCACATATCCGCAGGTGCTGGCGACACCGCTGCACATGCAACTGCTGGGGCTGCCCGGCTTCCCGTACTCCGCGATGGGCATGGTGCACGTGCGCAACTGCATCCAGCAGCACCGCCGCATCCCGGACACCGCCGCGCTCACGGTCGCCTGCCGCTTCGAAGCCCGGCGTGAAGTGCTCGCGGGCCACGAGTTCGATATCGAGACGCGCATCGAATCCCAGGAGACCGGCGAGCTGCTCTGGCAGGCCGTCAGCACCATGCTCCGCCGCCACGCCGCCCGGAAGGAGAAGGACGGGGCGCGCAAGGCTCCTCCGCCGGAGGACATGCGCTTCGCGTCCAGCCGCCCCGCGCCCTGGAGCATCCCCGCGGACACCGGGCGCCGCTACGCCCGGGCCTCCGGCGACTTCAACCCCATCCACCTCACCGCCGTCACCGCGAAGCCCTTCGGCTTCCCGCGCGCCATCGCGCACGGCATGTGGACGCTCGCGCGCTGCGTGGCGGAGCTGGGCGAAGCGGCCCACGTGGACCCGCTCCGCCTGGACTGCGACTTCAAGAAGCCCCTCCTCCTGCCGTCGCGCGTGACGTTCCAGACGGCTCGCGAGTCCGGGGGCGTGGCGTTCCGCGTGCTGTCGGAGGAGGGGAAGCCGCACCTCGTGGGGCGGCTGGGCTGA
- a CDS encoding helix-turn-helix domain-containing protein, translating to MTQSRRERAEALGAALKAARQQAGLSMEEVAEHLELGVEVLARVERGVMVPTIPTLSRLCALMKLDPDSLPDLPELSD from the coding sequence ATGACACAGAGTCGGAGAGAGCGGGCCGAGGCGCTTGGCGCCGCGCTGAAGGCAGCGCGGCAGCAGGCGGGGCTCTCCATGGAGGAGGTCGCCGAGCATCTGGAACTGGGCGTGGAAGTGCTGGCCCGCGTCGAGCGAGGGGTGATGGTCCCCACCATCCCCACGCTGAGCCGGCTGTGCGCCCTGATGAAGTTGGATCCGGACAGCCTGCCGGATTTGCCGGAGCTGAGTGACTGA
- a CDS encoding sigma-54-dependent Fis family transcriptional regulator, whose protein sequence is MNIPSEKFAVPRFHCEMKSEQKGARARAPDERPGTYVDGVRFRQSRARGRGDSTGAYPPVRHDARDVSMPPEPLDRDEAQRALRIQGEPGPSEAVRMPVPERATFGELVATSAAARASFERMACAAACNATVLLEGETGTGKSRAAQAIHRAGARANAPFLVVDCGALPANLLESELFGHEKGAFTGAIQRRVGAFEEADGGTIFLDEVGELPAELQPKLLRVLENREIRRLGTNTYQPVNVRVIAATHRDLRAEVEAGRFRADLFFRLAVVGIPLPSLRERTEDIPLIVERILAGLDATPDQLEKLTTPDFLARLQRAPWPGNVRELRNHLERCLVFQSALPPSVSDDASRMPPVAPRAVDATLTYAESRRRALESFERDYVEALLKLHGGRVSQAAAAADMDRVYLYRLLRRHGLRS, encoded by the coding sequence ATGAACATACCGAGCGAGAAGTTCGCCGTGCCGCGTTTCCACTGCGAGATGAAGTCGGAGCAGAAGGGGGCGCGCGCACGGGCTCCGGATGAACGTCCGGGGACGTACGTGGACGGGGTCCGGTTTCGCCAATCCCGGGCCCGGGGACGCGGAGACTCCACCGGGGCATATCCGCCCGTGCGCCACGACGCGCGGGACGTGTCGATGCCACCCGAGCCGTTGGACCGCGACGAGGCCCAGCGGGCGCTCCGGATTCAGGGGGAGCCAGGGCCCTCGGAAGCGGTGCGGATGCCCGTGCCGGAGCGGGCGACCTTCGGCGAACTGGTCGCCACCTCCGCCGCGGCGCGGGCCAGCTTCGAGCGCATGGCGTGCGCGGCGGCATGCAACGCCACGGTGCTGCTGGAAGGGGAGACGGGCACCGGCAAGAGCCGCGCGGCGCAAGCCATCCACCGCGCCGGAGCCCGGGCGAACGCGCCGTTCCTCGTCGTGGACTGCGGCGCGCTTCCCGCCAACCTCCTGGAGAGCGAGCTGTTCGGCCACGAGAAGGGAGCGTTCACCGGCGCCATCCAGCGCCGCGTGGGCGCCTTCGAGGAGGCCGACGGAGGCACCATCTTCCTCGACGAGGTCGGCGAGCTCCCCGCGGAGCTCCAGCCGAAGCTGCTGCGCGTGCTGGAGAACCGGGAGATCCGCCGCCTGGGCACCAACACGTACCAGCCGGTCAACGTGCGCGTCATCGCGGCCACGCACCGCGACCTGCGCGCGGAAGTCGAGGCGGGCCGCTTCCGCGCGGATCTGTTCTTCCGCCTCGCCGTGGTGGGCATCCCGCTGCCGTCACTGCGTGAGCGCACGGAGGACATCCCGCTCATCGTGGAGCGCATCCTCGCGGGGCTGGACGCCACGCCGGACCAGCTTGAGAAGCTCACCACGCCGGACTTCCTGGCGCGGCTCCAGCGCGCCCCCTGGCCGGGCAACGTGCGCGAGCTGCGCAACCACCTGGAGCGCTGCCTCGTCTTCCAGAGCGCGCTGCCGCCCTCGGTGTCCGATGACGCGAGCCGCATGCCCCCTGTCGCGCCCCGCGCGGTGGACGCCACGTTGACGTACGCGGAGTCGCGCCGCCGCGCGCTGGAGTCCTTCGAGCGCGACTACGTCGAAGCGCTCCTCAAGCTGCACGGAGGCAGGGTGTCCCAGGCCGCCGCCGCGGCGGACATGGACCGCGTCTACCTGTACCGGCTCCTGCGCAGGCACGGGCTCAGAAGCTGA
- a CDS encoding (deoxy)nucleoside triphosphate pyrophosphohydrolase, with translation MTRRHVRVVGAMLQNEMGRYLITQRPPTASLPLLWEFPGGRVEEGEHDAAALARELHEEMGVHIEVLEQVMHTRHEYPTYDIDFRVFRCRLSHPDAEIHHLRVHDHRWVALEEMGQYRFPDADAKTLARLLDLDH, from the coding sequence ATGACCCGTCGTCACGTGCGAGTCGTCGGCGCGATGCTCCAGAACGAGATGGGTCGCTACCTCATCACCCAGCGTCCTCCCACCGCGTCGCTGCCCCTGCTCTGGGAGTTCCCGGGCGGCCGCGTGGAGGAGGGGGAGCACGACGCGGCGGCGCTCGCCCGCGAGCTCCACGAGGAGATGGGGGTCCACATCGAGGTGCTCGAGCAGGTCATGCACACCCGCCACGAGTACCCCACCTACGACATCGACTTCCGGGTGTTCCGCTGCCGCCTGAGCCACCCGGACGCGGAGATCCACCACCTGCGCGTGCACGATCACCGCTGGGTCGCGCTGGAGGAGATGGGCCAGTACCGCTTCCCCGACGCGGATGCGAAGACGCTGGCCCGGCTGCTGGACCTGGACCACTGA
- a CDS encoding nucleotide exchange factor GrpE — protein sequence MDGNPRSDETPETQAPTETEVEAAAGTQPEPAQDGEVARLQAELEAARRRVNELARGLQDLTKDREEFKQRITRERERMLDVERGNVARTLLEAIDELDLALAASHQDTSPLAQGVRMIRESLLSKAQATGIERLQVLGRPFDPNVAEAADMEVTPVQGDDQKVVAEFRAGYRLKDRIIRPARVKVARYVAPAQA from the coding sequence ATGGACGGCAATCCCCGCAGCGACGAAACCCCGGAGACGCAGGCTCCTACCGAGACGGAGGTGGAGGCTGCTGCCGGCACGCAGCCCGAGCCCGCCCAGGACGGTGAGGTGGCGCGGCTCCAGGCGGAGCTGGAGGCGGCGCGCCGTCGGGTGAACGAGCTGGCGCGGGGGCTCCAGGACCTCACCAAGGACCGCGAGGAGTTCAAGCAGCGCATCACCCGGGAACGGGAGCGCATGCTGGACGTGGAGCGCGGCAACGTGGCCCGCACGCTGCTGGAGGCCATTGACGAGCTGGACCTGGCGCTGGCCGCCAGCCACCAGGACACGTCACCCCTGGCGCAGGGCGTGCGGATGATCCGCGAAAGCCTGCTGTCCAAGGCCCAGGCCACCGGCATCGAGCGCCTCCAGGTGTTGGGCCGCCCCTTTGATCCGAACGTGGCCGAGGCGGCGGACATGGAGGTCACCCCGGTGCAGGGAGACGACCAGAAGGTGGTCGCCGAGTTCCGCGCGGGCTACCGCCTGAAGGACCGCATCATCCGCCCCGCCCGGGTGAAGGTGGCCCGGTACGTGGCCCCGGCCCAGGCCTGA
- a CDS encoding Glu/Leu/Phe/Val dehydrogenase — translation MASEETFMRAPAPTPKRTIYTEAMEIFHFAADLIGLDKRVRLELEEPDYEHIFYVTAKLKDRLVPLAPEAAKAFSDLSVTQVRNPEGLERLANGNLILNGRALLGSDVAIRHGHLRLPDGHVYQLVPGESQRFKAYRVQHNQARGPYKGGLRYHREVSLDLFKALAAEMTWKTAIAEVPFGGGKGGIQLDPREYGREEIEAITLRFMYRLKSLIGPNIDIPAPDVGTNPEIMALLYRQFSDGERERHNLRGIVTGKDVRIGGSEGRGKATGQGVAFCIEDYFADRGESVKGKTFVLQGFGNVGSHAALILSNMGARLLAVNDADGSIFNGDGIDVNALAAYVADPKNLKRSVVGFPGAQRIEKKDLWDVQADILVPAALGGEITADVAERLKVKLIAEGANGPTTPEADRVLQKRGIELIPDIIANAGGVTVSYYEWIQNKRMERWSEAEVDQRLERAMKRNYRIIRDISRNQPRKTEMHDSRPYCIGKPVDSRCAAMILALKRIEAHYLLEGFSQ, via the coding sequence ATGGCCAGCGAAGAGACTTTCATGCGCGCCCCGGCCCCTACGCCCAAGCGCACCATCTATACGGAGGCGATGGAGATCTTCCACTTCGCGGCGGATCTCATCGGCCTGGACAAGCGGGTCCGTCTGGAGCTCGAAGAGCCCGACTACGAGCACATCTTCTACGTCACGGCGAAGCTGAAGGACCGCTTGGTGCCGCTCGCGCCGGAGGCCGCGAAGGCCTTCTCGGACCTGTCCGTCACCCAGGTGCGCAACCCGGAGGGCCTGGAGCGCCTGGCCAACGGCAACCTCATCCTCAACGGCCGCGCCCTCCTGGGCTCGGACGTCGCCATCCGCCACGGCCACCTGCGCCTGCCGGACGGCCACGTGTACCAGCTGGTCCCCGGTGAGTCGCAGCGCTTCAAGGCCTACCGCGTCCAGCACAACCAGGCCCGCGGCCCCTACAAGGGCGGCCTGCGCTACCACCGCGAGGTGTCCCTGGACCTCTTCAAGGCCCTGGCCGCGGAGATGACCTGGAAGACCGCCATCGCGGAGGTCCCGTTCGGCGGCGGCAAGGGCGGCATCCAGCTGGATCCGCGCGAGTACGGCCGCGAGGAGATCGAGGCCATCACCCTGCGCTTCATGTACCGGCTCAAGAGCCTCATCGGGCCGAACATCGACATCCCGGCGCCGGACGTGGGCACCAACCCGGAGATCATGGCGCTCTTGTACCGCCAGTTCTCCGACGGTGAGCGCGAGCGCCACAACCTGCGCGGCATCGTCACCGGCAAGGACGTGCGCATCGGCGGTTCCGAAGGCCGCGGCAAGGCCACCGGCCAGGGCGTCGCGTTCTGCATCGAGGACTACTTCGCCGACCGCGGCGAGAGCGTGAAGGGCAAGACCTTCGTCCTCCAGGGCTTCGGCAACGTGGGCAGCCACGCCGCCCTCATCCTGTCGAACATGGGCGCGCGCCTGCTGGCCGTGAACGACGCCGACGGCTCCATCTTCAACGGCGACGGCATCGACGTGAACGCGCTGGCCGCCTACGTGGCGGACCCCAAGAACCTCAAGCGCTCCGTCGTGGGCTTCCCGGGCGCCCAGCGCATCGAGAAGAAGGACCTCTGGGACGTGCAGGCGGACATCCTCGTCCCCGCCGCCCTGGGTGGCGAGATCACCGCGGACGTCGCGGAGCGCCTCAAGGTCAAGCTCATCGCCGAGGGCGCCAACGGCCCCACCACCCCGGAGGCCGACCGCGTCCTGCAGAAGCGCGGCATCGAGCTCATCCCGGACATCATCGCCAACGCCGGCGGCGTGACGGTGTCCTACTACGAGTGGATCCAGAACAAGCGCATGGAGCGCTGGAGCGAGGCCGAGGTCGATCAGCGCCTCGAGCGCGCCATGAAGCGCAACTACCGCATCATCCGGGACATCTCTCGCAACCAGCCGCGCAAGACGGAGATGCACGACAGCCGCCCGTACTGCATCGGGAAGCCGGTGGACAGCCGCTGCGCCGCGATGATCCTCGCGCTCAAGCGCATCGAGGCCCACTACCTCCTCGAGGGCTTCTCGCAGTAA
- a CDS encoding trypsin-like peptidase domain-containing protein produces MARRVSCRPVSVRLFSVLLVVALAPVAQAAEDPLTPWLQARVREHLAWFAAPPPAAVEAPSAAGASSLWRERPAGYTGLPNFTPPTSLAPLIRAVEASVVNITTVGPGAVAGAVKRSTGSGFVLTRDGLVVTNNHVVANAQGLAESPGGSGVTPGKDGPRAVPVQQVSVRLADGREFPAEVVGRDASTDVALLRLNGAGLGSLPAVYLGDSDALEVGDWVVAIGNPFGLDHSVAHGMISAKERVLGVGQFDDFIQTDALINPGNSGGPLFNMKGEVIGVNTAIISEGQGIGFAVPINLVKDLLPNLRENGKLERGWLGVVINEDGADTATAPVVKDVYRGSPAAQAHIRPGDRLVAVNGRPIGSYLQLLRKVALLAPGSEAKLTLLRDGGTQEVAVRLVARPAQEATEGLANRSGSSTSDLGLVLRDLTPEVAAPLGYEAFLGALVSGVLPRSPAEQAGLRAGDVVTEVNRRRVKDSAAVKAALERGSSGASILLRVQRGDALQYIAIAR; encoded by the coding sequence ATGGCCCGCCGTGTAAGCTGCCGCCCCGTGTCCGTCCGACTGTTCAGCGTCCTTCTCGTGGTGGCGCTCGCCCCGGTGGCGCAAGCCGCCGAGGATCCGCTCACGCCCTGGCTCCAGGCCCGCGTGCGCGAGCACCTGGCCTGGTTCGCCGCTCCTCCGCCCGCGGCGGTGGAGGCCCCGTCCGCCGCGGGCGCATCCTCGCTGTGGCGCGAGCGCCCCGCGGGCTACACGGGCCTGCCGAACTTCACGCCCCCCACGTCGCTTGCACCGCTGATCCGCGCGGTGGAGGCGAGCGTGGTGAACATCACCACGGTGGGGCCGGGCGCGGTGGCGGGCGCGGTGAAGCGCTCCACCGGCTCCGGGTTCGTGCTGACGCGGGACGGGCTGGTCGTCACCAACAACCACGTGGTGGCCAACGCGCAGGGCCTGGCGGAGAGCCCTGGCGGCTCGGGCGTCACGCCGGGCAAGGACGGCCCTCGCGCGGTGCCGGTGCAGCAGGTGTCCGTGCGGTTGGCGGACGGCCGCGAGTTCCCCGCGGAGGTGGTGGGCCGCGACGCGTCCACGGACGTGGCGCTCCTGCGGCTGAACGGCGCGGGGCTGGGGTCGCTGCCCGCGGTGTACCTGGGGGACTCGGACGCGCTGGAGGTGGGGGACTGGGTGGTGGCCATCGGCAACCCGTTCGGCCTGGACCACTCGGTGGCGCACGGGATGATCTCCGCGAAGGAGCGCGTGCTGGGCGTGGGCCAGTTCGACGACTTCATCCAGACGGACGCGCTGATCAACCCCGGCAACTCCGGCGGCCCGCTCTTCAACATGAAGGGCGAAGTCATTGGCGTGAACACCGCCATCATCAGCGAAGGGCAGGGCATCGGGTTCGCGGTGCCCATCAACCTGGTGAAGGACCTGCTGCCCAACCTGCGGGAGAACGGCAAGCTGGAGCGCGGCTGGCTGGGCGTCGTCATCAACGAGGACGGCGCGGACACCGCCACGGCGCCGGTGGTGAAGGACGTCTACCGGGGCAGCCCCGCCGCCCAGGCGCACATCCGTCCCGGGGACCGGCTGGTGGCGGTGAACGGCCGGCCCATTGGCAGCTACCTCCAGCTGCTGCGCAAGGTGGCGCTGCTGGCCCCGGGCTCGGAGGCGAAGCTGACGCTGCTGCGCGACGGCGGCACCCAGGAGGTGGCCGTGCGGCTCGTGGCCCGGCCCGCGCAGGAGGCCACCGAGGGGCTCGCCAACCGCAGCGGCAGCAGCACGAGCGACCTGGGGCTGGTGCTGCGGGATTTGACGCCGGAGGTGGCCGCGCCCCTGGGCTACGAGGCCTTCCTGGGCGCGCTCGTGTCCGGCGTGCTGCCGCGCAGCCCGGCGGAGCAGGCGGGACTGCGCGCGGGCGACGTCGTCACGGAGGTGAACCGCCGCCGGGTGAAGGACTCCGCCGCGGTGAAGGCCGCCCTGGAGCGGGGCAGCAGCGGAGCCAGCATCCTCCTGCGCGTCCAGCGGGGCGACGCGCTCCAGTACATCGCCATCGCCCGCTGA
- a CDS encoding RNA polymerase sigma factor region1.1 domain-containing protein, translating into MENRIGKSYVARKALFAKGLKDGRLTVQEIEEALPAGTLTAAERWLLYYSLRAAQVEIIDEVTGQVDHGFMAEAPPAAPSNH; encoded by the coding sequence GTGGAGAACCGGATTGGAAAGAGCTACGTCGCGCGCAAAGCGCTGTTCGCCAAGGGCCTGAAGGACGGCCGGCTCACGGTGCAGGAGATCGAGGAGGCGCTCCCCGCGGGGACGCTGACGGCCGCCGAGCGGTGGCTCCTCTACTACTCCCTTCGCGCCGCTCAGGTGGAGATCATCGATGAGGTGACCGGGCAGGTGGATCACGGCTTCATGGCGGAAGCGCCGCCAGCGGCCCCATCCAACCATTAG
- a CDS encoding PilZ domain-containing protein → MNTQPQERRSHLRFDKIFTVYLSTQDGMMRGIGRNISARGMFIEVRDSLGLGEKLKVTFAGEDGTEMTCLCEVRYQVALAFGRKDGRPGNSRGVGLRIVAYETMDDAPLLLVDRERVMH, encoded by the coding sequence ATGAACACGCAGCCCCAGGAACGCCGCTCCCATCTGCGCTTCGACAAGATTTTTACCGTGTACCTGTCTACGCAGGACGGAATGATGCGGGGCATCGGCCGCAACATCAGCGCGCGGGGCATGTTCATCGAGGTGCGCGACTCGCTGGGGTTGGGCGAGAAGCTGAAGGTGACGTTCGCGGGCGAGGACGGCACGGAGATGACGTGCCTGTGCGAGGTCCGCTACCAGGTGGCGTTGGCGTTTGGCCGCAAGGACGGGCGGCCCGGCAACAGCCGCGGCGTGGGGCTGCGCATCGTGGCGTACGAGACGATGGACGACGCGCCGCTGCTCCTGGTGGACCGCGAGCGGGTGATGCACTGA